One genomic window of Gracilinema caldarium DSM 7334 includes the following:
- a CDS encoding ATP-binding protein has product MEIKRSSYINTIFPYFDTPVIKVLTGMRRVGKSTLILQLIRLLQDKGTDSDAILYINKELLEWDFITSYMELYKFVKGFFLDKHYAKRYVFIDEIQEISGWEKAIASLFSESFADITITGSNAHLLASDLATLLSGRYIEFKVYPLTFKEFCAFHQRSDNTVKEQFSLFLRYGGLPGIHAFELSDSAVFTYLHGIYSTIVLKDVIQRNDIKDPALLDHVIKYVFDNCGNITSVKRISDYLKAQKLTASVDKVLNYIHYLEKAFLVYETQRYDIKGLRFLELYSKYYAGDIGLRHGLLGYKDRDINGLLENIVYLELLQRGYSVHIGKFDTMEVDFIAEKQNEKHYFQVCYLLPNEEVINREFRPLERIQDSYPKYILSLDEFQAIERNGIKTINLIDFLLAV; this is encoded by the coding sequence ATGGAAATTAAACGAAGTAGCTATATAAACACTATTTTCCCCTATTTTGATACGCCAGTTATAAAAGTATTAACTGGTATGCGGCGGGTTGGTAAAAGTACGCTTATTCTACAACTTATAAGGCTGTTGCAGGATAAGGGTACAGATTCCGATGCAATTCTCTATATCAACAAGGAGTTGCTTGAGTGGGATTTTATAACCTCTTATATGGAGCTATATAAATTTGTAAAAGGCTTTTTCTTAGATAAACACTATGCAAAACGATATGTATTTATTGATGAAATACAGGAGATATCTGGTTGGGAAAAAGCTATAGCCAGTCTGTTTTCTGAATCCTTTGCCGATATAACAATCACTGGTTCCAATGCACATTTGCTTGCATCGGATCTTGCCACATTACTCTCAGGCAGATACATAGAATTTAAGGTATATCCGCTAACATTTAAAGAATTTTGTGCATTTCACCAGAGGTCTGATAATACAGTAAAGGAACAATTTTCTTTGTTTCTGCGTTATGGGGGGCTTCCAGGCATTCATGCTTTTGAATTATCCGATAGTGCTGTGTTTACTTACTTACATGGAATATATAGTACTATAGTTTTAAAAGATGTGATTCAACGTAATGATATTAAAGATCCTGCTTTGCTGGATCATGTGATTAAGTATGTATTTGATAACTGTGGCAACATTACCTCTGTAAAAAGAATTTCTGATTATCTTAAAGCCCAAAAACTCACAGCCTCGGTGGATAAGGTGCTGAACTATATTCATTACCTGGAAAAGGCTTTTCTTGTATATGAAACTCAAAGATACGATATTAAAGGACTTCGATTTTTAGAATTGTATAGCAAATATTACGCCGGTGACATAGGTTTACGCCATGGTCTATTAGGCTATAAAGATAGAGATATAAATGGATTGCTTGAAAATATTGTATACCTTGAATTGCTACAAAGGGGATATTCTGTCCATATTGGTAAATTCGATACTATGGAGGTTGATTTTATTGCGGAAAAGCAGAATGAAAAACATTATTTCCAAGTATGCTATCTTTTACCTAATGAAGAAGTGATTAACCGTGAGTTTAGACCTCTAGAGCGGATACAGGATAGTTATCCGAAGTACATTCTTAGCCTGGATGAATTCCAGGCTATAGAACGTAACGGCATAAAAACAATCAACCTTATAGATTTCCTTTTAGCTGTTTGA
- a CDS encoding IS5 family transposase, with the protein MYKEKEQVPEFEDFYVPFGGHLREDNRWVRLAAIIPWEEIEAEYKKCFSKRIGRTAKTVRLALGSLLIKEKLQLTDEETVETIRENHYLQYFLGYESYKDEKPFDPSMMVHFRKRLGPDAIAQINELIAKRYQEQVEAESEKKQNKENQKDDHDHGNRGQLIIDATCVPQDIRHPHDVTLLDEARRKTEKIIDTLYEASELTIKPRTYRKQARIKYLNFIRGRRRTKKEIRRAIRTQLQYIRRNLRTINELQNKVPSTTLSAKQRRDLIVIHEVYRQQVQMYKGKTHSISGKIVSISQPHVRPIARGKAKAAFEFGAKLSASMTEHGMIFIDRLQWEPYNEQEDLPTQIEKYKRRCGRYPESVHADKIYRTRANRAYCEARGIRLSGPPLGRPIKETLENKKIVRQLRKIQRLDEAIRQAIEGGFGYMKRKFGLGTIYEKLRETSETAIMVCVLLTNCEKILRDLFMRFLFLLGFKPHKSYLKVLVY; encoded by the coding sequence ATGTATAAGGAAAAGGAACAGGTACCTGAGTTTGAAGACTTTTATGTACCCTTCGGAGGACATTTACGAGAAGATAATCGATGGGTACGATTAGCCGCAATTATTCCATGGGAAGAGATAGAAGCTGAATATAAAAAATGTTTTTCAAAACGAATTGGAAGAACAGCCAAGACCGTACGGCTCGCCTTGGGATCATTATTGATAAAAGAGAAATTACAATTAACAGATGAAGAAACGGTAGAAACAATACGAGAGAACCATTACCTGCAATATTTTTTAGGATATGAATCTTACAAAGATGAAAAACCCTTTGATCCAAGCATGATGGTTCATTTTCGAAAACGGCTTGGACCTGATGCAATAGCACAGATAAATGAGTTGATAGCGAAACGGTATCAAGAACAGGTAGAAGCAGAATCTGAAAAAAAACAGAACAAAGAAAACCAAAAGGATGACCATGATCATGGAAATCGAGGGCAACTCATTATAGATGCCACGTGCGTCCCCCAGGATATCCGGCATCCCCATGATGTCACTTTATTGGATGAAGCGCGAAGGAAAACAGAAAAGATAATTGATACGTTATATGAAGCGAGTGAGCTCACCATAAAACCACGAACCTATAGAAAACAGGCCCGTATCAAATATCTCAATTTTATACGAGGGCGACGAAGAACAAAAAAAGAAATACGCAGAGCGATTCGGACCCAACTCCAATACATACGACGTAATTTACGGACTATCAATGAATTACAAAACAAGGTTCCCAGTACAACGTTGAGTGCAAAACAGCGACGTGATCTTATCGTGATACATGAGGTTTACCGGCAACAGGTACAGATGTATAAGGGAAAGACCCATTCGATATCGGGAAAAATCGTCAGTATCAGTCAACCCCATGTACGACCAATAGCCCGAGGTAAAGCAAAAGCGGCCTTTGAATTCGGAGCAAAACTATCAGCATCGATGACCGAACACGGGATGATTTTTATAGATCGATTACAATGGGAACCCTATAACGAACAAGAAGATTTGCCAACACAAATAGAAAAATATAAGAGGCGATGTGGTCGATATCCGGAATCGGTGCATGCCGATAAAATATATCGGACACGAGCAAACCGAGCCTATTGTGAAGCTCGAGGAATACGATTGTCTGGACCACCCTTAGGCAGACCGATTAAAGAAACATTAGAGAATAAAAAGATAGTACGACAGCTACGAAAGATTCAAAGACTTGACGAAGCCATTCGACAAGCGATTGAAGGTGGCTTTGGATATATGAAACGAAAGTTTGGTCTTGGTACAATCTATGAAAAATTACGCGAAACTAGTGAAACAGCAATTATGGTATGTGTATTGCTGACCAACTGTGAAAAAATCCTGAGGGATCTTTTTATGCGCTTTTTATTTTTACTTGGTTTTAAACCTCATAAATCATATTTGAAAGTTTTAGTATACTAA
- a CDS encoding TIGR00266 family protein yields MKFSIEQRPVFSVLRLIFEAGEQVRAEAGAMISMSGTMELKAKTSGKGVFGTLGAMMGGESLFASEYTAGTSGDELILAPSYPGDILHLPLRDETIFAQSGAYLAGSTHLQLSSQGSLKALVSGEGLFLQKISGSGDLWLASYGAIIEKQLNAGDEYVVDTGNMVAFDASLSYTIQTASRGLFSSMASGEGLVCRFRGPGRLWLQTRSISALAQTLKPYFPSSSNS; encoded by the coding sequence ATGAAATTTTCTATTGAACAGCGACCTGTATTCAGTGTACTGAGGCTTATTTTCGAGGCTGGGGAGCAGGTTCGGGCAGAAGCCGGGGCGATGATCAGCATGAGCGGCACCATGGAGCTTAAGGCAAAAACCAGCGGCAAGGGGGTATTCGGAACCCTTGGGGCTATGATGGGAGGCGAAAGCCTCTTTGCTTCTGAATATACTGCTGGGACCTCGGGAGACGAGTTAATCCTTGCCCCATCCTATCCTGGGGATATTCTGCACCTGCCCCTGCGGGACGAAACTATTTTTGCTCAAAGCGGTGCATACCTGGCAGGGTCTACCCATCTACAGCTATCTTCCCAGGGATCCCTTAAAGCTCTTGTTTCGGGTGAAGGGCTTTTCTTGCAAAAAATAAGCGGCTCTGGCGACTTGTGGCTCGCTTCCTATGGGGCTATCATCGAAAAACAACTGAATGCAGGGGACGAATATGTGGTAGACACGGGCAACATGGTTGCCTTTGATGCAAGCCTTAGCTACACCATTCAAACCGCATCCCGGGGACTTTTTTCTTCCATGGCTTCCGGTGAAGGCCTCGTCTGCCGTTTCCGAGGCCCAGGCCGCCTCTGGCTCCAGACCAGGAGCATCTCTGCACTAGCCCAGACCCTTAAGCCCTATTTCCCCAGCAGTTCAAACAGCTAA
- a CDS encoding methyl-accepting chemotaxis protein: MSFLDIFSRPYINYNYVVEDWYTSALPLNHDRKTPLPKEYIITEPYLYLLQGQTLADIPPEKRTSSIYITVDCPMVDTNNRILGVATADLTLGFLETLLKDVKITEHSQLFLLDPATGRYLYAQNQEYIFQPYRKDSADDAQKPAFLSWVTKLNQSLPAGTIDRIERIEINGSSHTIYYGYTNFGYLFTFAIPDKEAFRDLDMAMVQFRIASILVSLVIIVVLLILINSITVPILTIIGQANTIAQGKLFNHIDEHSAGRSDEIGDLARSLQNMTEELSKIVSQVRQASNDIVFASRDLSNSAQNLSSGTSEQASVAEEVASSVEQMASNIAMTADHAKETDLIARSAAERAIQSKEAVQNAILVMNKIAEKVLVIEEIARQTDLLALNAAIEAARAGEHGKGFAVVAQEVRRLAERSKNAATEIIALSQETASVSSETGRILEALVPDIQKTARLIQEISRAAIEQSAGVGQINNAMTQLDQVVQQNAAMAEEIASTSESLADMARDLQSLMDFFKLQADT, translated from the coding sequence ATATCATTTTTAGACATTTTCAGTAGGCCCTACATCAACTATAATTATGTGGTCGAAGACTGGTACACCTCAGCCCTGCCCCTGAACCATGACCGGAAAACCCCACTGCCTAAGGAATATATTATTACTGAACCCTACCTCTACCTCTTACAGGGACAAACGTTAGCCGATATACCCCCAGAAAAACGAACCAGTTCCATCTATATTACGGTGGACTGTCCTATGGTGGATACAAATAACCGCATTCTTGGGGTTGCTACGGCGGACCTGACCCTGGGTTTTCTGGAAACATTGCTTAAGGATGTAAAAATAACCGAGCATTCCCAGCTTTTCCTGTTAGACCCCGCAACGGGTCGTTATCTGTATGCTCAGAATCAGGAATATATCTTCCAACCCTACCGAAAGGATTCTGCAGACGATGCCCAGAAACCAGCATTCCTGTCCTGGGTCACAAAACTGAACCAAAGTCTGCCCGCAGGGACTATTGACCGTATAGAGCGGATTGAAATTAACGGCAGTTCCCACACCATATATTACGGATACACCAATTTTGGTTATCTTTTCACCTTCGCCATCCCCGATAAAGAAGCATTCCGGGATCTGGATATGGCCATGGTTCAATTCAGGATTGCAAGTATTCTCGTATCCTTGGTGATTATTGTGGTTCTTCTTATCCTTATTAACAGCATAACTGTACCAATTCTCACCATTATAGGTCAGGCTAACACCATAGCCCAGGGAAAACTCTTTAATCATATTGATGAACATAGCGCTGGCAGAAGCGACGAGATTGGCGATTTGGCACGGTCTTTGCAAAATATGACCGAGGAGCTTTCTAAAATCGTCAGCCAGGTACGGCAAGCATCTAATGATATCGTATTTGCCAGCCGGGATTTGAGTAACTCAGCGCAGAACTTATCCTCAGGCACTTCGGAACAGGCTTCGGTGGCAGAAGAAGTCGCTTCGTCAGTAGAACAAATGGCATCAAATATTGCGATGACCGCAGACCATGCAAAGGAAACGGACCTCATTGCACGGTCTGCCGCTGAACGGGCTATACAGAGCAAGGAAGCAGTTCAGAATGCTATTCTGGTTATGAATAAAATAGCAGAAAAGGTTTTGGTAATAGAAGAAATTGCCCGACAAACAGACCTTTTAGCATTAAATGCAGCCATAGAAGCCGCCAGGGCTGGTGAACATGGCAAGGGCTTTGCCGTTGTGGCCCAAGAAGTGAGAAGACTTGCAGAACGGAGCAAGAATGCGGCCACCGAAATAATTGCCCTGTCCCAAGAGACCGCTTCTGTTTCATCAGAAACAGGTAGAATTCTCGAGGCCCTGGTGCCGGACATACAAAAGACGGCCCGGCTTATTCAGGAAATTAGCCGGGCTGCGATAGAACAGAGCGCAGGAGTCGGTCAAATAAACAATGCCATGACTCAGCTTGATCAGGTGGTCCAGCAAAATGCCGCCATGGCAGAAGAAATCGCCTCTACCTCTGAATCCCTGGCCGACATGGCCCGGGACCTGCAAAGCTTAATGGACTTCTTTAAGCTACAGGCTGACACATAA